TACTATCGAACGGTCAAAGCTTTACAACAATCGGGTGTCAAACGGGTGCGCTCGGATCGGTTAAGCAAGTTGGTTCATATTGCCCCAGCCACCATTCGCCGCGATTTTTCCAATTTTGGCGACCTGGGCCGCAGTGGTTACGGCTATTCGGTTGATTTGCTTGCGGAAGTTTTTGGCGAGCTGTTAGAGGTTCACTCCGAAGAGCAGATGCTGCTGGTCGGCTGTGGGAATCTGGGGCGCGCGCTGCTGACCAATAATTTTCGGCGTAATCCCGACTTATCCATTGTGATGGGCTTTGACACGGATCCCAGATTGATCGGGACAACGATTGCCGGCATTCCGATTTATAACTTGGCGACCTTATCCGAAAAAATCCGTCCAGGTATGCACACCGCGATTGTCTGTGTGCCGAGTTCTGCGCAGGCAGCGGTGATTAGCCAACTTGAAGCTAACGGCATAACGGCGATTTTAACCTTTGCACCTAAGCCGGTTCCCGCCCAACCCGAAACAACAATTCGTTATATTGATTTGACCAGTGAATTACAAGCGTTACTG
Above is a window of Lacticaseibacillus casei DSM 20011 = JCM 1134 = ATCC 393 DNA encoding:
- a CDS encoding redox-sensing transcriptional repressor Rex, with translation MVVNKQALSQATIKRIPVYYRTVKALQQSGVKRVRSDRLSKLVHIAPATIRRDFSNFGDLGRSGYGYSVDLLAEVFGELLEVHSEEQMLLVGCGNLGRALLTNNFRRNPDLSIVMGFDTDPRLIGTTIAGIPIYNLATLSEKIRPGMHTAIVCVPSSAQAAVISQLEANGITAILTFAPKPVPAQPETTIRYIDLTSELQALLFVDHQNKLAQEQKAPLKQS